Part of the Osmerus eperlanus chromosome 22, fOsmEpe2.1, whole genome shotgun sequence genome, tgtagtctagtagccagtgtcgccgctcccataacgcaccaactcctgagggggcaccaaaaaatagccaactgaaaaatcatcatagttataatacttataataccgatattattaagccttgttgcccagggcacagataattgttaatccggccctgagtCCAAATactgactgatccttaggggggcgaaaataaacaataatatatatgtgagagaacaatggttgtgctcgccgaaggcgtgagcacacccaataacttccagaagttcctctgctttactcgctacatgctctgggtcagcaggtcctgcttccacatcgtcagctaagtctaaaatgtctctcaccaactccctagaaagttcatgaagatcctccatctctctatccaggcactctacttcagaccaacgcaatggatcagactagattcgcgctagccccacccactgactttgatgggcgagtttgacagataacacaatcaatgaagcactgcaacacaactcgttgtgaaatgtagcatgaaatacttatagtgaaataattatatatgtatttggtgtaattggtattttaattaattcatgacacatttaagaacacatttatgtatttaatgtctattttaattaattcatgacacatttaagtaattatttaatggtgtatttatttatttaatggtgtatttatttaattaattgtggcacttttagtcctccataagataacacctagactgtagccTAGAGCGCATTGGATaacttgaaaatgtattttcctcTTTTCTGGGCGACGAACAACAATATCCTGTCAGAGTTTCCTCCAGTTTCCAAGTGCCTTTTGATGGTgtagcagacatcccaagtctcccggaaagtccgggagtctcccgcatttcaatagcggctccctgacgcccgcaaatgctgtacaatctcccggaaatctgggattttgtatttcgagcgagcgagagactgtctaatggtcatttctagagataggtgcatatcgcTGATTGGGGGgtacgtgcaggttgagggggtacatattgcgtccgggggggggggggggggggagctacctcccggaaatgagtctctgcaggttgggatgtctggtgTAGGCTATTCACTGACACCTTGGCTTTCTTGGCAATTTCTATCTAAAATAAAGACCTacacttttaacccttgtgttatcttcgggtcattctgacccatcagtcattgtgacccaccgtcgtattgtgacaactttaccgcctacaaaaacaaagtgaagcattttcttttaaccgttgggctgtctcagaccccacacattgcgaaggttaaaagaaaattatttttatttgtttttgtattgggtaaaattgggtaaacacaacgatggttcgttatgaacctttgggtcatgtgacccgaaagcagcacaagggttaagggttaaaatggtctgtctgtcttcctttgtTAATTGAAAAACCTAAACTTTTTCTTAACCTCAGGCAGTTCACCGCTTACCTTTTTACCATTTCAGGTTATTCACTGTACTTGAACTGCTTAAATTTCAATACAAATTGAAAAAATGGGGGCGTTCTACAACTTTTGACCAGTAATGTACTTAGTAGGCGTATCGTTTTATAATACTTTCGAACATACGTGGCCGCGATGTCGCCGCCGGTAGACGTTCCTTACATGCCGTCGCCATCAAGTCGCCGCCAGTCTCGTTTGCAGTCCCATTCAAAAATCCACACAGTCAGAAGGCGACGTATGGTTAGGGTGCTCCTTTCTCCTTCCTGGTAAGTCTTAGAATGTCCCTTTACGCCCGCCATACTTGGCATGCTCGGTGTAAGTCACAGCATCCCCCCGAATGACGTTCTCTAGAAACACTTGTGGTGAGGACGAGTCTTGGAAACGGACTGTTTTACAgcggcagtttcaaattgtgagatttgcataggaaagaggtgtcaatggactttgaggttcactgtatgtccattttacccacccaactgttgttattcaactatgacaaaggtaaactcggttttgcagtcaatgacccctttaagaaTATAGGGGAACGAATACATTGTAATGACCTGACTAGGTCAGAAAGCAACAATTGTCCAGGGATGCGATGACGTTTCAGAATGTAAGGTTTATTCACCCAACGGTACACAGGCTACTGTTTGGCCATAGCCCACGCCAAATAAAAGAATGGTAGAACACAAAACAATCGTGACTATCTCTTGAATAACCCAGGCCTAACAGGAAGAAAGGCCAAAACTGGTCCTAACCTCCAATGCCGCATCACCCCTTGCCCAACCCCCTCATGCCCCTCCACCAACCACCAGGACACCCGGCATCATAACACTCCAGGCACTCCCGCAATTGGCAGACATCAGGCCGATGTCAGACCCCACGAACACTGGGCAATGGCAAACACAACCAACAGCCAAACATGTAACACATCTGTCTGGGCAGGTCACTACACAATTAGTATCTTTAAATACACTACAATTCCCTTTCGTCCCAAGAGATTCGTGAAAATGGGGTGAGTCATTCCACCATGACGTTTTGAGGGACGTTTATGGGATTCACTGACTGGGGTAAACCATTTTGGACTCGGCCTTGAGTAGACCAAGCGTCATGACGTTTCACTCATGTCCGCCGTTGAACTACTTTAGGGTTCTACACAATAGGACATAATGCGCTTTTAAGTCAagtgggtggctcttaaaagagcctttgggaTTTGACGGCAAGAGTTCAAGCCTCAATTATTTTGTTTTGACGGCTTTCTCGGTTTTCTTGGGCAAAAGAACTGCCTGGATGTTAGGCAAAACTCCACCCTGGGCGATAGTGACGCCTCCGAGAAGCTTGTTCAACTCTTCGTCGTTGCGGACGGCCAGTTGCAGGTGACGAGGGATAATACGAGTCTTCTTGTTGTCGCGGGCAGCATTGCCGGCCAACTCAAGGATTTCAGCAGTCAAATACTCAAGAACAGCGGCTAAGTACACCGGTGCGCCAGCTCCAACACGTTGCGCGTAGTTGCCCTTGCGAAGAAGTCTATGCACTCGACCCACGGGAAACTGGAGCCCGGCGCGAGATGACCTGGTCTTTGCCTTCGCCCTGGCTTTGCCCCCGGTTTTGCCTCTTCCGCTCATGATGTTCTCTCAGTAGGTTTCAAGCTAGATTGAAATTGGAAGTCGCACCACAGATATATACTCCCCCAGAACTGAATCTCATTGGCCATTAAGTCGGTGCGGTCCTATCCAATCGGAGAAAGGTTATGCCTTCCTTTCGCCTTTCCCGGTGTCGATGCGCGCGCACATTCATGAGCCAGCTTGTCACCGACTTCCCTTTCCTCTGCGACTGTTTCGCGCTCTTATGCTTGGTGCAGACTTGAGAATTTTCAAATCTTAACCGATTTTTAAAACGTGGGAGACCACAATCACGACCATGTAATCGTAAGACCGCACACACCAGACGGTTTAGTCAAGACCCAAGACAACACCCGTCACCCTTGGCGCCTATGCTAATATAAGAGGGCCCAACTTTTGAGCTTAGCTAGCAGCCCTAAGCGGCTAAAGCACATTATAGAGGTTCAGTAGGATGATAAAAGACCGACCGGGGGAAGGTAAATTGAGGAGGCGGGAGGTGAAGCGCATGCGCGTTTAACTTACATGGATAGTCCAGAAAGAGTTATCGCCTCAACGTTGTGAAGAGCGGGAGGCGTGCCTTATAAATTTACATCCTCCCTCTATATAAAGTGAGAACTGAGCCTCCACACCCTTAAATCATTAAGAAGCGTTCATAGTAAGCCATGCCAGAGCCAGCGAAGTCCGCGCCCAAGAAGGGTTCCAAGAAAGCCGTTTCCAAAACCGCCACAAAAGGCGGTAAGAAGCGTCGAAAGTCTAGGAAAGAGAGTTATGCTATCTACGTTTACAAAGTGTTGAAGCAGGTCCACCCTGATACCGGCATTTCTTCCAAGGCGATGGGAATCATGAATTCTTTCGTCAACGACATTTTTGAGCGCATCGCCGGCGAATCTTGCCGTCTGGCTCATTACAACAAGCGTTCAACCATCACCTCCAGGGAGATCCAGACCGCCGTGCGCCTGTTGCTCCCGGGTGAGCTTGCCAAACACGCCGTCTCCGAGGGCACCAAGGCGGTGACCAAGTACACCAGCTCCAAGTAAACGGATGCAATTTGACAGTTCCATAACAacccaaaggctcttttaagagccactcACTCCTCTATAAGATGGATGTTCCATGGTGCTTGCCGTTGTCACCGTATTGATTTTGTTTTTGAGCATAGgatacacataggcctacaatgTGCAGTTGGTCCCAATACGATTTGTTTACCAGTTTTGAACGTATTCTTCATCATTGCGCTAAGGATTGCGTAGTAATGTGGGAGTTGGACCATTTTACTGACAAGGGGTCTTTCTCTTTCAGTCAAATTTCCAAATCATTTCATACCAGTGATTCATTTAAGATAGCCCcatgtttatttttcttctgGATGTGGACAATTTGGCCAGATCCAGATGATCCAAACTGACTGGTAGCTTTGTAGTGTGATTATGATCTTTAGTTTTTGCTTCACACCTACTTTTGAATTGGCATTCATGGAGGGAAGCACCCCTTTTCCTTTTGCCAGTACATAAACATTCAGGGCAAGCCCATGAGAGCTAAACCCTAAACTTCTTGATTTTAGAATCAGAATCCGGTTTATTGCCAGGCAAGTTTACACATACAAGAGATTTGCTTTGGTAGATTGGTGCATTAACATATCTAGAAATATAAAGACGTAAAAAACAAGTACTGTATGTTGATGGACCTTATATGAAAAATTGTCAGTAGGAAACAATACAATTATAATAAAGAAAATTGTGTACAGTAAATTTTCAGACAGCCTCTAAGTCAGCACTCTGCTCAGAGATCTCTTGATTTGGAAACCAACTAGTCTTGATcttcttcagaatcagaattcggttctTGTCATTGCTGCCCAAAACTGTATTGTACAAATTCCAAATTTATCACAGCCAGACATATTTTGGAGCTCTGAGAAACAAAGCATTCTTATTGCATACCACTGCCTTTCCTTCTTCCCTTCTCTATAGActcaaaaacatttattttgtattattgtttcaGACTCGCAACACTTATGATAAGTGGTTGGGTGAGGCCCATTTAAAAACCACAAAGGCTACTGGCTAGTCCCTTTAACCCCCTCTGATGGGGAAAAGACTGCCTCTTCAACACCCACCGGCTTATTTCAATATTAGACATCCCTTCAGCCTCCATAGAGCCCAGCCACAGTCCAACAGTTTTTGGACGTAGTCCTTAGACCCCAGCAGCGGAACATGGCAGCCTATCTCGATTATGTGGTAGTCCACTAGAAGGACTGGGAGGATCATCGGGACCAGGTGCGACGCGTTCTGAGTGCCCATCGTGAAGCGGGTCTGGTTGCCAATCATAGGAAATGTTTTGCGGATCAAAGGAAGGTACAATACCTGGGCTATTCTGTTGGCCGTGGGCTCCTTACGGCCCAAAGTAAGAAGGTAGAGGTGGTGAAGAACTGGCCTCGCCCCACAACCAAGACCTCAGTACTTAGATCTGGCCAGTTATTACAGAAGGTCCATCCCTTTCTTTGGTGACAACTCTAAGAGCCCTGCTTTGCTGCACTTTGAGGTAGGCCCTCTAACTCATGATGTAACAAAGTAGTGCTTCGTGTTAGGCCTGGAAGTGCCTATATAAGAAATGGTAATCAAATGTACCAATAATAAAAAGTTTACAATCTCGAAAGACTCAAGATAAACTCTAATTGTGACTCCAAACTTCCACTGAGGCACCATTATTATAATGATGCTAATATTTGGTTTAAGACATAAAACTACATGACTCAGCGAATGTTCGGTGGCTTGCTATTTTCTGTATGTAGTTCTTTTTACAACTTAAAAACTAGGTGGACCTTCAATTTACTGGTACTGTTATGTCAAGTTAGCGGTTCAGGAATGCAGTTCTCggcatgttttgtgtttttaaatGAGAAAAGCACAATTCATTTTCTATCTTTTACTTTCAGAATATCCAGGAAGCAAGAGGGCAGCAGTGTGAGTTTGGGGAGAGTCAGAGGGACAGGGGGAAGCCCTCTTCACCCAGCCCCTCTGAAGAGGACAATGTTATCCTGAGCTCCCTCAAGAATAGAGGGATCCATTTTGAACTACTGAAGGGGGATAGGGGAACCTCTTATTTGAATGCTCTTATGGTCAAAGACCACTCCTCTCACAATGGAGAATTTGCAGGTAATCCAgtgtgtattcatttatttctctGTACTGCATCTTTCAGGTAAAGAGGACAACCTGTTCCAGCTGAGTGTTGCCATTATTAAACCAGAGTGGCTTGTGGAAGCTGAGCTAATGGCCCAGTCCTGCCAAGGCCAGTGTGCTTCAGGATTTGGGTTGCAAAGGGGCAGAACATTTCCGGTACATTACCAGAAACGTTCCATAGGATGTTAATTAAGCAGCGTAATTTAGGAAATAATAAAAGTTGGAAACTTCGCGGGAATACGGGAATTAAAAGACATTCAAGGGGAATTAATTTGAAATTCGGGGTAATTTATACAAACTGTTTGATAAAcataaatgaaaacatttagtTTGGCTataagcagacatg contains:
- the LOC134008760 gene encoding histone H2B-like isoform X5, encoding MPEPAKSAPKKGSKKAVSKTATKGGKKRRKSRKESYAIYVYKVLKQVHPDTGISSKAMGIMNSFVNDIFERIAGESCRLAHYNKRSTITSREIQTAVRLLLPGELAKHAVSEGTKAVTKYTSSK
- the LOC134008760 gene encoding histone H2B-like isoform X4, with the translated sequence MPEPAKSAPKKGSKKAVSKTATKGGKKRRKSRKESYAIYVYKVLKQVHPDTGISSKAMGIMNSFVNDIFERIAGESCRLAHYNKRSTITSREIQTAVRLLLPGELAKHAVSEGTKAVTKYTSSK
- the LOC134008628 gene encoding histone H2A-like translates to MSGRGKTGGKARAKAKTRSSRAGLQFPVGRVHRLLRKGNYAQRVGAGAPVYLAAVLEYLTAEILELAGNAARDNKKTRIIPRHLQLAVRNDEELNKLLGGVTIAQGGVLPNIQAVLLPKKTEKAVKTK
- the LOC134008760 gene encoding histone H2B-like isoform X1 → MPEPAKSAPKKGSKKAVSKTATKGGKKRRKSRKESYAIYVYKVLKQVHPDTGISSKAMGIMNSFVNDIFERIAGESCRLAHYNKRSTITSREIQTAVRLLLPGKEDNLFQLSVAIIKPEWLVEAELMAQSCQGQCASGFGLQRGRTFPCQVSNKQRKDQQHAKKRKYIARRSSRSKEHQTRTC
- the LOC134008760 gene encoding histone H2B-like isoform X2 — translated: MPEPAKSAPKKGSKKAVSKTATKGGKKRRKSRKESYAIYVYKVLKQVHPDTGISSKAMGIMNSFVNDIFERIAGESCRLAHYNKRSTITSREIQTAVRLLLPGELAKHAVSEGTKAVTKYTSSKISRKQEGSSVSLGRVRGTGGSPLHPAPLKRTMLS
- the LOC134008760 gene encoding histone H2B-like isoform X3; protein product: MPEPAKSAPKKGSKKAVSKTATKGGKKRRKSRKESYAIYVYKVLKQVHPDTGISSKAMGIMNSFVNDIFERIAGESCRLAHYNKRSTITSREIQTAVRLLLPGELAKHAVSEGTKAVTKYTSSKISRKQEGSSVKRTTCSS